Within Candidatus Brocadia sp., the genomic segment TTGTCCGGGGTTTCATAAATATCAGCTAAGGGAAAGTACCAGTCTCCTTTCCCGGTTACGATACACCTATCAGGCGCAATCTTCTTTTTTTCGATGGCTGGGTGTTCTTTTGTTTCCATGAGAAGAATCTCCTTTTTTCGTTATGCCTTTTTAATTACAACTTGCTTTGGTTTTGTCTCTGCGGCCTTCGGAAGCTTTACCGTTAAAACGCCATTTTTGTAAGAAGCCGTTACTTTTTCCACGTCGGCCTTTTCAGGTAACATAATAGAACGGGCAAACGTTCCGTAGTTTCTTTCCCGGCGCAAGTACGTTATCTTCGCTGTGGTAGCGACAGGTTTTCTTTCCCCCTTGATTGTTAATACATCATCAACTACCTGGACATCCAGATCGCTGATCCTGATTCCGGGAATCTCTGCGCGAACAAGTATATTATCCTCGCTTGTAGATACAATAATCGGTGGAAATTCTGCGCTCACATAACCTTCGGTTTGAGGTGCGGAACTCAAAATGTCTAATAAGTCACTCATCTCTCGCTGGATATGGGTAAGGCTATTTAAAGGATCCAATCGGTCCCATTTTACAAGATTCATTAATTTCACCTCCTCTGCTTAAAATAAAATCCATGAAAGAAATAATAATTATGCCCTCCGTAACTAAAAACAACATTTGAACCACTTCAACCTCATAAATTTTTTCTTTCAGTAAGGTTTGTTTTCGACTCTTCTGTAATTATCCAAGATTTTAGACATCGAGTTCCATACTTCTGGATAAATTCCCCTTTTGGTTTTTTTCAAAAATTTTCGATTGTCATAAGTATGGAAATCATTTCTCCTGCAACTGTAACAGTTTATAAAAAATAATGTATCAGTTAATTTCCATTCAAAATCAAAAATAATCGTTAATAATGTAAATTTATATTCTGTTTGGCAATAAAGATGCCAATGAGTGAGAATTACTCCTAATTATCGTAATGGATGTCTTCGGGAGGTTCGTATATAAAAAAATATCTCATAATTTCCTTGGAAAAACCTCTTCCCTTAAATCTAATTAAATAGAATTTTGGTCTAAGATTCTTGATAAAAACATTCTTGAATTTAATCTTGCCGCTTGATTATGTTTTCCGTAACTACCCGATTTGATTATGGCTAGGATATATTTGTGCGATGTTTTTAAAGTCCGCCACTTTGGTATAATAATTGATTAGTTAAGAGAATCATCTTTTGAAAAGGACTTTTTTTCTGATAGAAAAATGCTTTCTTCCCTCAAATTCCTGAAACAGGAAATTATGCTCCGGGTGCTGTATTCGCTCATACCGGTTGCGATAGTGGCTGTCTATTTTTTTGGCTGGTATGTCGTAGGTATCATAGCCGTTTCAATGATATTTGCTTTCCTGACAGAATGGGTGATGTCCTCTTTGAGGAAGGGAAAAATAAGTTATGCGTGTTTTGTTACTGCCGGGATATATGCCCTTTCTCTCCCCCCAACCACACCATTGTGGATAGTTGCAATTGGCGCCATTATCGCTATCTTATTTGCGAAAGAGATGTTTGGGGGATTTGGAAAGAATGTATTTAATCCTGCTATTGTTGGGCGCGGCTTTGTTTTTGTATGCTTCCCTATCGAATTAACAGGACAGTTTGTGCCAGTATTTACGGGATTTCCCGGTGGATTTGGCCACTGGAGTGTAACAGCTTTAGAACAACCTGCGCAATATATTGCAGAGGCAGGGCTGAAAGTTGTCGATGCAATAACTTCAGCAACACCTATGTGGGCACATCGAAATTATAGTTACGAGAGTTCAATTCTTTCCCTGTTCCTTGGAAATATAGGGACCATCTTTGAATATGAAGGTCAAAAAATGGTCTTGGGTGCAGGTTCAATGGGAGAGGTTTCAGCGATTGTAATAATGTTTTCATGTCTTTATTTATTATGGACCAAAACTGCAAATTGGCGCTTGACTGTAGCGACGTTGCTGGGGGCTTTAATCTCCTCAGTTGTTTTCAGATACGCTTTTGGTATTAAAACCATTCCCCAACCACTCTTTACCCTCTTTTCCGGTGCATTATTTTATGCAGCTGTCTTTATGGTCACCGATCCGATTAGCGCACCAAAGGTTACCCTGTCACAATGGATTTATGGCTTTTTTATCGGCGCCATGATAGTAGTTTTCCGTTATAAAAGCATTTTTTCCGGTGGCGCCGGATTTGCTATCCTGCTCGGCAATATATTAGCGCCCTCTCTCGATTTATGGATAACTCGTATGAAAAAACCCCAAATCCCCGAGAAAGGGACTGTATCAGAGAAAGTAACTGAATCGCCATGAAAAAAACATCTCCCGCATATATTCTCGGCTTCATGATAACCATTTGTACCGTATTTGGTACTGGCATTGCTTCCGTTCATTATGCAACACTTGATATGCTTATTAAAAACGAAAAATTGCATAAGAACAGGATTATATGCGGTGCATTTGATCTTCCTGTCACTGGCGTATCTGCTGATGCCTTTCAAAAGGCAATTGATGACAACATAAGCCATGAGCAGATAACTTATGAAGGGCGTACATGGGACATATATAAACAAAAGGAAACCGGCAATATCGGCTTTGTCTTCAGCGGCACAGGCTTCTGGGACCGTATCTCTGGAATTATTGTACTTTCAGCTGACCTGTCGAAAATTGTGAATATTCAATTTCTCGACCAGAAAGAGACACCCGGATTGGGGGCGCGCATTGAAGAAGGTTGGTTTACCGATCAATTTAAAGGTATTTCCATTGCATGGGACCAACCGGCTGATAAGCGTATTATTGTAGGTCAGGCGCCGATTCCCAATGCAAAAAACCGGGTCGATGCTATTACTGGCGCCACACAGACGTCACTGGCGCTCATGAAGTTTTTAAACAGCGAGCTTGAGGCATTCAGAAAAGCAATGAAAGAACAAAAAGAAAAACCAATGCCTGAGATTCCTTTGCAGTGGGAATAACTGGATTGTAAGGAATTTCAAGCTTTTCGCCTCTCCCCTTAATCCTCCTCACTGAGGGGAACAACAACTGTCCCCCGCTGGCGGGGGTGGAATTTTGTCGTAAAAAGGTGTACGTGTAAGTCGCTGAATGCCTAATTTAACATGCTTTTTTATTATATAAGGACATTATATGGCTTATACACCCAAACAAGTTTTTTTAAACGGTATCTGGCAGGATAATCCAATCTATCGGCAGGTATTAGGAATCTGTTCGACTTTGGCTGTCACCAATCTGCTGGCAAATACCCTGTTCATGTGTTTTGGATTAATCTTTACCACCGCGCTTTCCAACCTCACCATTTCACTGCTGAGAGATTATACTCCGAAGCGTATACGCATGATTATCCAGGTACTTATTATCGCCTGCTACGTTATGATAGTTGATATCATCATTAAGGCATATGCTCCCGACATTCATCGCTTTATCGGTCCTTATGTCGGTCTGATCATTACTAATTGCATAATCATGGGAAGGGCAGAGGCCTTTGCCAGTCAGAACAAACCGCTGCTTTCACTTTTTGATGGTATTGCGTCAGGGGTCGGATATTCCCTCGTACTTATCTTCATTGCATCAGTACGTGAGCCCCTCGGATTCGGCTCTATTTTGGGTATAACGTTGCCTGCACGCGATCTCTGGTGGCATTCATGGATCATCATGGTCATGCCTCCAGGTGCATTTTTTATGCTGGGCATGTTTACCTGGTTCGCCCGCAGGTGGCTGGTCAAGGAAGTAAAACGATAAGGAGAATACCATGGATCTGCAAAATATGAATTTTTTTGCATCACTTGTGCTTATTTTTACCTCAGCGGCATTTACCGACAATATTCTGTTAGCGCGTTTTCTGGGGATGTGTTCGTGTCTGGCAATCTCCAAAAAGGTAGATACCAGTATTGGTTTAGGCGGTGCAGTGATGTTTGTGACTGCAAGCACTACCGCGCTTAATTTTTTGATGTATAAATATGTTCTTATTCCGCTGGGTATAGAGTATTTGCGCCTGCTAACCTTTATTGTTATTATTGCTGCCTTTACACAACTTTTGGAAATGATTATTGAGCGCTTTTCTGAAAAGTTGTACTATGCCCTGGGAATTTTTCTGCCACTCATTACAGTTAACTGTGCAATTTTAGGCATTGCGCTTTTTATGTTGAATAAGCCCTATACATTCTGGCAGGCCTTTGCCTTTGGCGCTGGCGGAGGTTTTGGCTGGTTTCTCGCAATT encodes:
- a CDS encoding Hsp20/alpha crystallin family protein, whose amino-acid sequence is MNLVKWDRLDPLNSLTHIQREMSDLLDILSSAPQTEGYVSAEFPPIIVSTSEDNILVRAEIPGIRISDLDVQVVDDVLTIKGERKPVATTAKITYLRRERNYGTFARSIMLPEKADVEKVTASYKNGVLTVKLPKAAETKPKQVVIKKA
- a CDS encoding RnfABCDGE type electron transport complex subunit D — encoded protein: MLSSLKFLKQEIMLRVLYSLIPVAIVAVYFFGWYVVGIIAVSMIFAFLTEWVMSSLRKGKISYACFVTAGIYALSLPPTTPLWIVAIGAIIAILFAKEMFGGFGKNVFNPAIVGRGFVFVCFPIELTGQFVPVFTGFPGGFGHWSVTALEQPAQYIAEAGLKVVDAITSATPMWAHRNYSYESSILSLFLGNIGTIFEYEGQKMVLGAGSMGEVSAIVIMFSCLYLLWTKTANWRLTVATLLGALISSVVFRYAFGIKTIPQPLFTLFSGALFYAAVFMVTDPISAPKVTLSQWIYGFFIGAMIVVFRYKSIFSGGAGFAILLGNILAPSLDLWITRMKKPQIPEKGTVSEKVTESP
- a CDS encoding FMN-binding protein; the encoded protein is MKKTSPAYILGFMITICTVFGTGIASVHYATLDMLIKNEKLHKNRIICGAFDLPVTGVSADAFQKAIDDNISHEQITYEGRTWDIYKQKETGNIGFVFSGTGFWDRISGIIVLSADLSKIVNIQFLDQKETPGLGARIEEGWFTDQFKGISIAWDQPADKRIIVGQAPIPNAKNRVDAITGATQTSLALMKFLNSELEAFRKAMKEQKEKPMPEIPLQWE
- the rsxE gene encoding electron transport complex subunit RsxE, translating into MAYTPKQVFLNGIWQDNPIYRQVLGICSTLAVTNLLANTLFMCFGLIFTTALSNLTISLLRDYTPKRIRMIIQVLIIACYVMIVDIIIKAYAPDIHRFIGPYVGLIITNCIIMGRAEAFASQNKPLLSLFDGIASGVGYSLVLIFIASVREPLGFGSILGITLPARDLWWHSWIIMVMPPGAFFMLGMFTWFARRWLVKEVKR
- a CDS encoding NADH:ubiquinone reductase (Na(+)-transporting) subunit E (Part of the NQR complex which consists of NqrA, NqrB, NqrC, NqrD, NqrE and NqrF; NQR complex catalyzes the reduction of ubiquinone-1 to ubiquinol by two successive reactions, coupled with the transport of Na(+) ions from the cytoplasm to the periplasm; NqrE is probably involved in the second step, the conversion of ubisemiquinone to ubiquinol.), translating into MNFFASLVLIFTSAAFTDNILLARFLGMCSCLAISKKVDTSIGLGGAVMFVTASTTALNFLMYKYVLIPLGIEYLRLLTFIVIIAAFTQLLEMIIERFSEKLYYALGIFLPLITVNCAILGIALFMLNKPYTFWQAFAFGAGGGFGWFLAITLIGGIREKIKESEIPKGLEGPAITLIIIGIMALAFVGFSGMIKI